The following proteins are co-located in the Doryrhamphus excisus isolate RoL2022-K1 chromosome 15, RoL_Dexc_1.0, whole genome shotgun sequence genome:
- the mapk8ip3 gene encoding C-Jun-amino-terminal kinase-interacting protein 3 isoform X11, translating into MMELQIDEVVYQDDYGSGTVMSERVSGLANSIYREFERLIRSYDEEVVKELMPLVVNVLENLDAVLTENQEHEVELELLKEDNEQLITQYEREKALRKQAEEKFIEFEDALEAEKKDLQVQVEFLELQGKQLELKSKNYADQITRLEERESDMKKEYNALHQRHTEMIQTYVEHIERSKMQQTGSNSQSDGPGSGRTQRHTWRKSKAERPPSLSLYPSGEGMEDGSESDSVAATPSSTGSKSNTPTSSVPSATVTPINEGFLPPSEFDVMRTGNRGRKSGKRLSRNMEVQVSQETRNVSIGMGSSDEWSEFQEIIDSTPELDMCVDPRVYGGGNSPSQGIVNEAFGINTDSLYHEIKDAKSDIIGDVDAGAELLGEFSVRDDFFGMGKEVENLLTENKQLLETKNALNIVKNDLIAKVDELSSEHEVLREELEAVRQSKNKVDARVKELEEELRRLRAEALGASRDSKDEGSDDFSSPIQDGDMTMTQRRRFTRVEMARVLMERNQYKERLMELQEAVRWTEMIRASRESPPIQEKKKSTIWQFFARLFSSSASPPPVKRPYYSVNIHYKSPSPAGFSQRRSHTMCQISTSNRTLEFFPEELASNGVASLLSDSALLARREQRREQYRQVREHMRRDDGIMQACGWSVPSRFKQAAGQTDSAQDSPLKRQQTTSEKEDNRMKNVPVPVYCRPLVEKDPNRKLWCAAGVDLTGWRAGSQESGPVKTATNGGDPLHADETESGRKSNHNSPEKRKSKELQETDTMSSRVWILTSTHSASKVVIIDANQPGSLVDQFNVCNAHVLCISSVPAASDSDYPAGEIVLDPGDGGAGGGEDSGSVEGMLAGITLVGCATNCSVARSNCSSRTDTPIMDKGQAPAAPPANGKIHPAQSAEEATEATEVSESTASHAELGAGPPGPFMEHVFTDPPPRPADGADRGTGQSKEETSAPPETEDGGDEAKNYTSMAPTMWLGAQNGWLYVHSAVGNWKKCLHSIKLKDSVLSLVHVKGRVLVALADGTLAIFHRSEDGQWDLSNYHLMDLGRPHHSIRCMAVVHDKVWCGYKNKIHVIQPKSMQIEKSFDAHPRRESQVRQLAWIGDGVWVSIRLDSTLRLYHAHTHQHLQDVDIEPYVSKMLGTGKLGFSFVRITALLIGGNRLWVGTGNGVIISIPLTETVVLHRGQLLGLRANKVSPTSSGGVIHVYGDDGSEKSNGSFIPYCSMAQAQLCFHGHRDAVKFFVSVPGNVLATLNGSVLDSPSEGQSSTAPQETEAQSVQNVLVLSGGEGYIDFRIGDGEDEETEEGESNGASQVKPTLCKAERSHIIVWQVSYVPE; encoded by the exons ATGATGGAGCTGCAGATAGACGAGGTGGTCTACCAGGACGACTACGGCTCCGGCACCGTGATGTCGGAGCGGGTGTCGGGCCTGGCCAACAGCATCTACAGGGAGTTCGAGAGGCTGATACGCAGCTACGACGAGGAGGTGGTGAAGGAGCTGATGCCGCTTGTGGTCAACGTCCTGGAGAACCTGGACGCCGTGCTGACGGAGAACCAGGAGCACGAAGTGGAACTGGAGCTCCTGAAGGAGGACAACGAGCAGCTCATCACCCAGTACGAGAGGGAGAAAGCGCTGCGCAAGCAGGCGGAGGAG AAATTCATCGAGTTTGAAGATGCCTTGGAAGCAGAGAAGAAGGACCTTCAGGTCCAGGTGGAGTTTCTGGAGCTGCAAGGGAAACAGCTGGAGCTCAAGTCAAAGAACTATGCTGACCAAA ttaCGCGGTTGGAGGAAAGGGAGTCGGACATGAAGAAAGAGTACAACGCTCTGCACCAGCGCCACACTGAG ATGATCCAGACATACGTTGAGCATATCGAGCGCTCCAAAATGCAGCAGACGGGAAGCAACAGCCAATCAGATGGCCCCGGCAGTGGACGAAC TCAACGTCACACATGGAGGAAAAG CAAAGCGGAGCGCCCGCCATCGTTGAGCCTGTACCCCAGCGGCGAGGGCATG GAGGACGGCTCGGAGTCCGACTCTGTGGCGGCGACTCCCAGCAGCACCGGAAGCAAGTCCAACACGCCCACCTCCTCCGTCCCCTCGGCCACCGTCACCCCCATCAACGAAGGCTTCCTCCCGCCCTCCGAGTTTGACGTGATGCGGACCGGGAACCGAGGCAGGAAAAGCGGCAAGCGACTCAGCCGGAATATGGAAGTCCAGGTGTCCCAGGAAACCAGGAACGTCAGCATCG GCATGGGAAGCAGCGACGAGTGGTCCGAGTTTCAGGAGATTATCGATTCCACGCCTGAGTTGGACATGTGCGTGGACCCGCGTGTGTACGGAGGAGGAAACAG ccCCTCCCAAGGCATAGTGAACGAGGCCTTCGGCATTAACACAGACTCCCTCTACCACGAGATCAAAGATGCCAAGTCTGATATCATTGGAGATGTGGATGCGGGTGCAGAGCTGCTTG GCGAGTTCTCAG TCCGAGACGATTTCTTCG GGATGGGGAAGGAGGTGGAGAATCTGCTGACGGAGAACAAACAGCTCCTGGAGACCAA AAACGCACTCAACATCGTGAAAAACGACCTCATTGCCAAAGTGGACGAGCTGTCCAGTGAGCATGAAGTGTTGCGGGAGGAACTGGAGGCCGTCAGGCAGTCCAAGAACAAGGTGGACGCCCGAGTCAAAGAGCTGGAAGAAGAACTCAGGAG GCTGAGAGCGGAAGCTCTCGGAGCTTCCCGGGACTCCAAGGATGAAGGAAGCGATGAT TTCTCGTCACCGATACAAGATGGAGACATGACCATGACACAGCGGCGGCGGTTCACCCGCGTGGAGATGGCGCGGGTGCTGATGGAGAGGAACCAGTACAAAGAGAGGCTGATGGAGCTGCAGGAGGCCGTGCGGTGGACGGAGATGATCAG GGCGTCCCGTGAGAGTCCTCCGATTCAAGAGAAAAAGAAGTCGACCATCTGGCAGTT CTTTGCACGTCTCTTCAGCTCATCGGCCAGCCCGCCGCCCGTCAAGCGGCCATACTACAGCGTCAACATCCACTACAAGTCGCCCTCGCCGGCGGGCTTCTCCCAGAGGCGCAGCCACACCATGTGTCAGATCTCCACCTCCAACCGCACCCTGGAGTTCTTCCCTGAAGA ACTGGCCAGTAACGGTGTTGCGTCTCTCCTCAGTGACTCGGCACTGTTGGCCCGCCGAGAGCAGCGGCGGGAACAGTACCGGCAGGTCCGCGAGCACATGCGGCGCGATGACGGCATCATGCAGGCCTGCGGCTGGAGCGTGCCGTCCCGCTTCAAACAG GCTGCTGGTCAGACGGACAGCGCTCAGGACAGCCCGCTGAAGAGACAACAG ACCACCAGTGAGAAAGAAGACAACCGCATGAAGAACGTTCCCGTACCGGTCTACTGCCGACCCCTGGTGGAGAAGGACCCGAATAGAAAG TTGTGGTGCGCGGCCGGGGTGGACCTGACCGGGTGGAGGGCCGGCAGCCAGGAGTCGGGTCCAGTCAAAACGGCCACCAACGGCGGCGACCCGCTGCATGCCGATGAGACGGAATCCGGCAGGAAGAGCAACCACAACTCCCCGGAGAAGAGGAAG TCCAAGGAGCTCCAGGAAACGGACACCATGAGCAGCCGCGTGTGGATTCTCACCAGCACGCACTCCGCCAGCAAGGTGGTGATCATCGACGCCAACCAGCCGGGCTCGCTGGTGGACCAGTTCAACGTCTGCAACGCGCACGTGCTCTGCATCTCCAGCGTGCCAG CTGCCAGCGACAGCGACTACCCGGCGGGCGAGATTGTGTTGGATCCGGGTGATGGTGGCGCAGGGGGAGGCGAGGACTCCGGCAGCGTGGAGGGTATGTTGGCTGGTATCACGCTAGTGGGTTGCGCCACTAACTGCAGTGTTGCCCGTAGCAACTGCTCCTCACGCACTGACACTCCCATAATGGACAAAGGACAAG cccccgccgccccccctgCCAATGGCAAGATTCACCCGGCCCAGTCCGCCGAGGAAGCCACGGAGGCCACCGAGGTTTCCGAGTCTACCGCCAGCCATGCGGAACTTGGAGCCGGACCTCCGGGACCGTTTATGGAGCATGTCTTTACCGACCCCCCGCCTCGCCCGGCAGATGGCGCTGACAG GGGTACTGGGCAGTCCAAAGAGGAGACGTCAGCGCCTCCGGAGACGGAGGACGGGGGCGACGAGGCCAAGAACTACACCAGCATGGCCCCCACCATGTGGCTCGGGGCGCAGAATGGCTG GCTTTACGTCCACTCGGCCGTCGGCAACTGGAAGAAGTGTCTGCACTCCATCAAACTCAAAGACTCGGTGCTCAGCCTTGT GCATGTCAAAGGTCGGGTGCTGGTGGCCCTCGCTGACGGGACCTTGGCCATATTCCACAGATCAGAGG ACGGCCAATGGGATTTGTCCAACTACCACCTGATGGACCTGGGCCGGCCTCATCACTCCATCCGCTGCATGGCCGTGGTCCACGATAAAGTCTGGTGCGGCTACAAGAACAAGATCCACGTCATCCAGCCTAAAAGCATGCAGATCGAG AAGTCCTTCGACGCCCACCCTCGCCGGGAGAGCCAGGTACGCCAGCTGGCTTGGATCGGCGACGGCGTGTGGGTCTCCATCCGGCTGGACTCCACGCTGCGGCTCTACCACGCCCACACCCACCAGCACCTGCAGGACGTGGACATCGAGCCCTACGTCAGCAAGATGCTCG GCACCGGCAAGCTGGGCTTCTCCTTTGTGCGAATCACCGCCCTCCTGATTGGCGGCAATCGCCTGTGGGTGGGGACCGGAAATGGCGTCATCATCTCCATCCCGCTAACCGAGA CGGTGGTCCTACACCGGGGACAGCTCCTGGGTTTGAGGG CCAATAAAGTGTCTCCGACGTCCTCCGGCGGGGTGATCCACGTGTACGGCGACGACGGCTCGGAGAAAAGCAACGGCAGCTTCATCCCATATTGCTCCATGGCACAGGCACAGCTTTGTTTCCACGGACACCGCGATGCCGTCAAGTTCTTTGTCTCCGTGCCCG GCAACGTACTGGCCACACTGAATGGCAGCGTGCTGGACAGCCCATCAGAGGGTCAAAGCTCCACGGCCCCCCAGGAGACGGAGGCCCAGAGTGTTCAAAACGTGTTGGTGCTGAGCGGAGGAGAGGGGTACATTGACTTCCGTATAG GGGACGGCGAGGATGAAGAGACGGAGGAAGGTGAGAGTAACGGCGCCTCGCAGGTCAAACCTACTTTGTGCAAAGCAGAGCGAAGTCACATCATCGTCTGGCAGGTGTCTTACGTACCCGAGTGA
- the mapk8ip3 gene encoding C-Jun-amino-terminal kinase-interacting protein 3 isoform X10 gives MMELQIDEVVYQDDYGSGTVMSERVSGLANSIYREFERLIRSYDEEVVKELMPLVVNVLENLDAVLTENQEHEVELELLKEDNEQLITQYEREKALRKQAEEKFIEFEDALEAEKKDLQVQVEFLELQGKQLELKSKNYADQITRLEERESDMKKEYNALHQRHTEMIQTYVEHIERSKMQQTGSNSQSDGPGSGRTQRHTWRKSSKAERPPSLSLYPSGEGMEDGSESDSVAATPSSTGSKSNTPTSSVPSATVTPINEGFLPPSEFDVMRTGNRGRKSGKRLSRNMEVQVSQETRNVSIGMGSSDEWSEFQEIIDSTPELDMCVDPRVYGGGNSPSQGIVNEAFGINTDSLYHEIKDAKSDIIGDVDAGAELLGEFSVRDDFFGMGKEVENLLTENKQLLETKNALNIVKNDLIAKVDELSSEHEVLREELEAVRQSKNKVDARVKELEEELRRLRAEALGASRDSKDEGSDDFSSPIQDGDMTMTQRRRFTRVEMARVLMERNQYKERLMELQEAVRWTEMIRASRESPPIQEKKKSTIWQFFARLFSSSASPPPVKRPYYSVNIHYKSPSPAGFSQRRSHTMCQISTSNRTLEFFPEELASNGVASLLSDSALLARREQRREQYRQVREHMRRDDGIMQACGWSVPSRFKQAAGQTDSAQDSPLKRQQTTSEKEDNRMKNVPVPVYCRPLVEKDPNRKLWCAAGVDLTGWRAGSQESGPVKTATNGGDPLHADETESGRKSNHNSPEKRKSKELQETDTMSSRVWILTSTHSASKVVIIDANQPGSLVDQFNVCNAHVLCISSVPAASDSDYPAGEIVLDPGDGGAGGGEDSGSVEGMLAGITLVGCATNCSVARSNCSSRTDTPIMDKGQAPAAPPANGKIHPAQSAEEATEATEVSESTASHAELGAGPPGPFMEHVFTDPPPRPADGADRGTGQSKEETSAPPETEDGGDEAKNYTSMAPTMWLGAQNGWLYVHSAVGNWKKCLHSIKLKDSVLSLVHVKGRVLVALADGTLAIFHRSEDGQWDLSNYHLMDLGRPHHSIRCMAVVHDKVWCGYKNKIHVIQPKSMQIEKSFDAHPRRESQVRQLAWIGDGVWVSIRLDSTLRLYHAHTHQHLQDVDIEPYVSKMLGTGKLGFSFVRITALLIGGNRLWVGTGNGVIISIPLTETVVLHRGQLLGLRANKVSPTSSGGVIHVYGDDGSEKSNGSFIPYCSMAQAQLCFHGHRDAVKFFVSVPGNVLATLNGSVLDSPSEGQSSTAPQETEAQSVQNVLVLSGGEGYIDFRIGDGEDEETEEGESNGASQVKPTLCKAERSHIIVWQVSYVPE, from the exons ATGATGGAGCTGCAGATAGACGAGGTGGTCTACCAGGACGACTACGGCTCCGGCACCGTGATGTCGGAGCGGGTGTCGGGCCTGGCCAACAGCATCTACAGGGAGTTCGAGAGGCTGATACGCAGCTACGACGAGGAGGTGGTGAAGGAGCTGATGCCGCTTGTGGTCAACGTCCTGGAGAACCTGGACGCCGTGCTGACGGAGAACCAGGAGCACGAAGTGGAACTGGAGCTCCTGAAGGAGGACAACGAGCAGCTCATCACCCAGTACGAGAGGGAGAAAGCGCTGCGCAAGCAGGCGGAGGAG AAATTCATCGAGTTTGAAGATGCCTTGGAAGCAGAGAAGAAGGACCTTCAGGTCCAGGTGGAGTTTCTGGAGCTGCAAGGGAAACAGCTGGAGCTCAAGTCAAAGAACTATGCTGACCAAA ttaCGCGGTTGGAGGAAAGGGAGTCGGACATGAAGAAAGAGTACAACGCTCTGCACCAGCGCCACACTGAG ATGATCCAGACATACGTTGAGCATATCGAGCGCTCCAAAATGCAGCAGACGGGAAGCAACAGCCAATCAGATGGCCCCGGCAGTGGACGAAC TCAACGTCACACATGGAGGAAAAG CAGCAAAGCGGAGCGCCCGCCATCGTTGAGCCTGTACCCCAGCGGCGAGGGCATG GAGGACGGCTCGGAGTCCGACTCTGTGGCGGCGACTCCCAGCAGCACCGGAAGCAAGTCCAACACGCCCACCTCCTCCGTCCCCTCGGCCACCGTCACCCCCATCAACGAAGGCTTCCTCCCGCCCTCCGAGTTTGACGTGATGCGGACCGGGAACCGAGGCAGGAAAAGCGGCAAGCGACTCAGCCGGAATATGGAAGTCCAGGTGTCCCAGGAAACCAGGAACGTCAGCATCG GCATGGGAAGCAGCGACGAGTGGTCCGAGTTTCAGGAGATTATCGATTCCACGCCTGAGTTGGACATGTGCGTGGACCCGCGTGTGTACGGAGGAGGAAACAG ccCCTCCCAAGGCATAGTGAACGAGGCCTTCGGCATTAACACAGACTCCCTCTACCACGAGATCAAAGATGCCAAGTCTGATATCATTGGAGATGTGGATGCGGGTGCAGAGCTGCTTG GCGAGTTCTCAG TCCGAGACGATTTCTTCG GGATGGGGAAGGAGGTGGAGAATCTGCTGACGGAGAACAAACAGCTCCTGGAGACCAA AAACGCACTCAACATCGTGAAAAACGACCTCATTGCCAAAGTGGACGAGCTGTCCAGTGAGCATGAAGTGTTGCGGGAGGAACTGGAGGCCGTCAGGCAGTCCAAGAACAAGGTGGACGCCCGAGTCAAAGAGCTGGAAGAAGAACTCAGGAG GCTGAGAGCGGAAGCTCTCGGAGCTTCCCGGGACTCCAAGGATGAAGGAAGCGATGAT TTCTCGTCACCGATACAAGATGGAGACATGACCATGACACAGCGGCGGCGGTTCACCCGCGTGGAGATGGCGCGGGTGCTGATGGAGAGGAACCAGTACAAAGAGAGGCTGATGGAGCTGCAGGAGGCCGTGCGGTGGACGGAGATGATCAG GGCGTCCCGTGAGAGTCCTCCGATTCAAGAGAAAAAGAAGTCGACCATCTGGCAGTT CTTTGCACGTCTCTTCAGCTCATCGGCCAGCCCGCCGCCCGTCAAGCGGCCATACTACAGCGTCAACATCCACTACAAGTCGCCCTCGCCGGCGGGCTTCTCCCAGAGGCGCAGCCACACCATGTGTCAGATCTCCACCTCCAACCGCACCCTGGAGTTCTTCCCTGAAGA ACTGGCCAGTAACGGTGTTGCGTCTCTCCTCAGTGACTCGGCACTGTTGGCCCGCCGAGAGCAGCGGCGGGAACAGTACCGGCAGGTCCGCGAGCACATGCGGCGCGATGACGGCATCATGCAGGCCTGCGGCTGGAGCGTGCCGTCCCGCTTCAAACAG GCTGCTGGTCAGACGGACAGCGCTCAGGACAGCCCGCTGAAGAGACAACAG ACCACCAGTGAGAAAGAAGACAACCGCATGAAGAACGTTCCCGTACCGGTCTACTGCCGACCCCTGGTGGAGAAGGACCCGAATAGAAAG TTGTGGTGCGCGGCCGGGGTGGACCTGACCGGGTGGAGGGCCGGCAGCCAGGAGTCGGGTCCAGTCAAAACGGCCACCAACGGCGGCGACCCGCTGCATGCCGATGAGACGGAATCCGGCAGGAAGAGCAACCACAACTCCCCGGAGAAGAGGAAG TCCAAGGAGCTCCAGGAAACGGACACCATGAGCAGCCGCGTGTGGATTCTCACCAGCACGCACTCCGCCAGCAAGGTGGTGATCATCGACGCCAACCAGCCGGGCTCGCTGGTGGACCAGTTCAACGTCTGCAACGCGCACGTGCTCTGCATCTCCAGCGTGCCAG CTGCCAGCGACAGCGACTACCCGGCGGGCGAGATTGTGTTGGATCCGGGTGATGGTGGCGCAGGGGGAGGCGAGGACTCCGGCAGCGTGGAGGGTATGTTGGCTGGTATCACGCTAGTGGGTTGCGCCACTAACTGCAGTGTTGCCCGTAGCAACTGCTCCTCACGCACTGACACTCCCATAATGGACAAAGGACAAG cccccgccgccccccctgCCAATGGCAAGATTCACCCGGCCCAGTCCGCCGAGGAAGCCACGGAGGCCACCGAGGTTTCCGAGTCTACCGCCAGCCATGCGGAACTTGGAGCCGGACCTCCGGGACCGTTTATGGAGCATGTCTTTACCGACCCCCCGCCTCGCCCGGCAGATGGCGCTGACAG GGGTACTGGGCAGTCCAAAGAGGAGACGTCAGCGCCTCCGGAGACGGAGGACGGGGGCGACGAGGCCAAGAACTACACCAGCATGGCCCCCACCATGTGGCTCGGGGCGCAGAATGGCTG GCTTTACGTCCACTCGGCCGTCGGCAACTGGAAGAAGTGTCTGCACTCCATCAAACTCAAAGACTCGGTGCTCAGCCTTGT GCATGTCAAAGGTCGGGTGCTGGTGGCCCTCGCTGACGGGACCTTGGCCATATTCCACAGATCAGAGG ACGGCCAATGGGATTTGTCCAACTACCACCTGATGGACCTGGGCCGGCCTCATCACTCCATCCGCTGCATGGCCGTGGTCCACGATAAAGTCTGGTGCGGCTACAAGAACAAGATCCACGTCATCCAGCCTAAAAGCATGCAGATCGAG AAGTCCTTCGACGCCCACCCTCGCCGGGAGAGCCAGGTACGCCAGCTGGCTTGGATCGGCGACGGCGTGTGGGTCTCCATCCGGCTGGACTCCACGCTGCGGCTCTACCACGCCCACACCCACCAGCACCTGCAGGACGTGGACATCGAGCCCTACGTCAGCAAGATGCTCG GCACCGGCAAGCTGGGCTTCTCCTTTGTGCGAATCACCGCCCTCCTGATTGGCGGCAATCGCCTGTGGGTGGGGACCGGAAATGGCGTCATCATCTCCATCCCGCTAACCGAGA CGGTGGTCCTACACCGGGGACAGCTCCTGGGTTTGAGGG CCAATAAAGTGTCTCCGACGTCCTCCGGCGGGGTGATCCACGTGTACGGCGACGACGGCTCGGAGAAAAGCAACGGCAGCTTCATCCCATATTGCTCCATGGCACAGGCACAGCTTTGTTTCCACGGACACCGCGATGCCGTCAAGTTCTTTGTCTCCGTGCCCG GCAACGTACTGGCCACACTGAATGGCAGCGTGCTGGACAGCCCATCAGAGGGTCAAAGCTCCACGGCCCCCCAGGAGACGGAGGCCCAGAGTGTTCAAAACGTGTTGGTGCTGAGCGGAGGAGAGGGGTACATTGACTTCCGTATAG GGGACGGCGAGGATGAAGAGACGGAGGAAGGTGAGAGTAACGGCGCCTCGCAGGTCAAACCTACTTTGTGCAAAGCAGAGCGAAGTCACATCATCGTCTGGCAGGTGTCTTACGTACCCGAGTGA